Genomic window (Deltaproteobacteria bacterium):
GACCTTTTCCAGGCCACGTGTGAAAACACAAGGGCTCTCCTGGTTGATCATGAGATAGACCCACCGATCTTCGAATCGTCCCGAATCGTTGAAAGTGATCGTCAGACGCTGGGTTTCATAATCCCCGTCGAACCCCGGCAACATGCCCGACTTTACCATGAGCTGACACCCGTTGCAGACTCCGAGGACGAGTTTCCCCTCGCCTATGAACCGGAGGATCTGATCGTAGAGCCTCTCACCGGTAGTCTTGACCCGGGTGTAGCGGAGACGGTTCGCCGCGGCCTTGGCGGCTCCGAGGTCGTCTCCGTCGAGGAATCCACCCGGCAGATTGAGAAAGTGGTAGTCGTCCAGGCTTCTGCCGCCGTGAATGAGCTCACTCATGTGGACGATGTCGACAACGTCGGCACCGGCCAATCTGCAGGCATGGGCCATCTCCCTCTCACAGTTGATACCGTAGCCTGTAATCACGACGGCTCGAACGACTCTGCTCATGGATTCCGTGAACTACCCCTCTCCTCATGGTGAGGCGCTTCGGATCGGCTTCAACCCTATCCCTTCGAGACGCTGAAGGAGGTCTGAAAACTCCCTCTCAAAACCCACCCTGTTTCGATGGCTGGTCCCCCCGAGCAGAACCCTCCTGCCCGCCCCCTTCTCCCCTGAGATAAGAATCCAGAGCCTCCGGTGCGGGATGAAAAAGGCCATGATAGTGCCGACAATCAGCAAGCCAGACCCGACCCACACAACCCAGACACCGGGCTGCCTGTTTACCTGGAGCACCGTGTACTGCTTCATGAGAACGTCATCGAGGGTGAAGACGAAATCACCCCCCCTTTTCTCATCATAATCGGGGATCTTCTTGAAAAGCCAGATACGCCTGGGAGTTCCACCCCTGGGAAACAGGGCCAGTTGGATACCTGGTCCGAAGTTGTGGACCTGCGGGAAGTATCCCAGGAGCTGGAAAGAGAGGTCATTGCCGGGAAGACTCACCCGTTGCCCTTCGTGAATCCGGATCTCATGGGAGCCGTCCGCTTCCCTCCTGCGGATCCGGAGGACGGCCTCGGTCTCGCTGCCGTAGGAAGACTGATAGAACTTGAGGCCCTTATAGGCCATCGGGTGGTTGACACGGACCTTGACGCGGCGGACCTCCCTGCCATTCTCGAGGATGGAAAGGACACTGGTATACTCGCTCACGAACTTCCGGGGACCCGGAATATCGTAATAGGAGATCTCGAAATCCTCACACCTCACCTGGTATCCCAGGGGGTAGTCGACGAATCCGCCTTTCCTGCGCAGAAGAATGCTCTCCTTTGTCTCCCCTTCCAGGATCTTCAGAACCCCGCTGAAACCGAAGACCGATCCGATCATTCCACCTGCCAGAATGATGATCACGCTTAGATGGGCGACGTAGACACCGAGTCGCCCGTACCTCCCCTTCTCAAAGTAGAGAATCAGCCCCTCACGCCCCTCGATCCGTTTGGGATTCCGGAAAAACCGATGAATCTCCTTCCCGATCTTCTCGGCCAGCCCCTCTTCTCCCTCAGGGGCCCGAAAAGCCGCCGTGAATGGCTGGGCCTCGATCCTGGAAGGGGCCAGCTCGATCCTGGGATGAAATACCTGCCGCCATACCGAGGGCAGTCTCTTGAGAGAACAGAACAGCAGGTTAACAACCAGGAGGCCGAGAATGGCCAGGAACCACCAGGAGTGATACATGTCGAAAAGACCGAAGAAATCGAGGATCCGTGCCAGCCCCGGGCCGTATTCCACGAGGTACTGATGGGGCGTGCCCTTCTGGAGGATGACAGTCCCCAGCACCGATGTTCCCGCGAGCAGAATAAGGAGAAAGACCGTCATCCTCACAGATGAGAAGGCTTTCCACAACACCTCGTTCCGCCCCTTTGAATCGTTCTTGTCCAAGGCCGACCCCTTATCGCACCGGAAAAATTCCGAGATCCCGAGCCTGCTGATTTAGAAATTGCCGAAATTTTTAACATACTCCCATTTTCGTGTCAACCTCTAAAGGGCGGAGTTTCCTGACTTTTGGAGTACACCCCTGCCTCCGAGCGACACTGCGGAAGCGGTAGGGTACTCATCAAGGGTGAGCGGGGAGGGGAAAGGGCGTGTTCGTGAGTCGTGATTCGTGTTCGTGGGGCGTGATTCGTGAGGCGTGAGTCGTGTTCGTGGGGCGTGTTCGTGTACTTCCAAGAATTCCCGGCCGAAGACTCAGGAAACCCCGGCTGAAGGGCCTGGATCTCCTACTGGAAACGTATCCGCCCTCCCATTCCCGATGAGATCGAGACCCTTCCCTCCCCATCCACAATCAGAGCCTCGGTCCCGGGCAGACTCTCCACCAAGGCCATCCCCCTCTCCGGCCCCAGGACGAAAACAGCCGTAGCAAGGGCGTCGGCCCAGACGAGCCGGTCGCTGAAGACCGTGACACTCCTCGACCTCCTGGCCGGAAAGCCTGTCACGGGGTCGAGGATGTGGTGGTACCTGACTCCATCCTTGATGAAATAACGCTCATAGTCTCCTGAGGTGGCCACGGCCGCCTCTTTCACCTCGACGGTCGCCATGAGTCTCGATTCGTCTCTCGGATCTTGAATCCCCACGACCCAGGGAGCGCCGAACTTGGTTCCCCCCGTCCTTAGATCGCCTCCTGCATCCACGATCAGAGCCTTGAATCCCAGGTCTTTGAGAAACCGGAAAGCCCGGTCGACCGCATACCCCTTGGCGATCCCACCCAGGGCCAGCTCCATCCCCTCTCTTCTCAGAAAGAGGGCCCCCTTGTCCTCGTCGATTTGAAGGTCACGGTATCCCACACGCGCGAGTGCTGATGCCACCTCACCCCTGGACGGGACTCGATCCCCCTTCCAGCAACGATCCCAGAGGCTCACCAGGCTCCCCACCGTAGGGTCAAAAGCTCCACCCGAAAGGTCCGAGACCTGGAGGGCCTTCTCCATCACACAAAGTACGTCGCCGCTGATCTTCACTGCTTTTCTCCCTGCCGCCCGGTTGACCCTCCAGACATCGCTCCCTTCTATCCTTCGACTCATGAGCCTCTCTATCCTCCGCATCACCTCGAAGGCCCCACTCAGCGCGTCGGCGGATGCCTGGTCATTCCGGGCGATCACGGTTATCTCCACCAGGGTACCCATGAGAAACTGGGTCCGCTTCAGGATCTCAGGTCCCCCGTGCCCGCACCCGGCAACAGGGGAAAGGAGAAGTACCACAAGGAGAAAAAGGAATTTTGAGAAAGGGCTCTTCATCGGCCTGTAACCCCTGCGAGACGCATCTCCCGGCATGCCGGGCCTGTCCGGTTTCGACAGCACATGGGACAAACCACCCAACCCAATCAACCGGAACCCTCCCGGCCCTCTGCCCTCTCCTGTGTTGAGAAGCCCAGCTCTTCCAGCAACCGGCGGGAGACCTCGAGTGCCTTCCCCTCGAGCCTGGAACTGATGAGTCTTTTCCTGGTGATCGCTGCCAGGTCCTCGCGGTCTATGATTCTCGGCTCCCCTTGTCCCCTCTTTACCACGTCCACGTGGAGATCCACATAGCGGATCCGATCCGGATAGAACTCAACGGGCGTGTTGACATTCAGGTACTCACCCTTTGGTCTCCCCCCCCTTCCGAAGTAGCGGTGCCGGACAGACCAATTCCCTTCCTCCGTCTCGGTGAGGCCGTAGTCGCCGGGCTCGATGGGCATGTCGAGGCCGTCGTAACGGCCGCGGTGGAACCTCCTTCGCACGAGAATCCGGCTCCCTTCGAGAGAGAGGACCTCTCCCTGGCCGAGTCTCAGGACTTCACCTTCCGGCTTTACATGCTCCAAACAGACCAGGCCCTGCTTCCTCATGGGGCCGTAGAGAAACCGCTCCAGGAATTCACGCTCCAACTTCCTCTTCTTCTGAGGTTTCCTTGCGATCTCCCCCTCGAAGAGATCGAGATAATCAGAGGCGATGATTCTCAGCCTGTGGTGGTGCATCATGGTGGGAAGCACTCGATCCCTCAGGCCGTCCAGTGCGGCCTTGCTCGCCCCTGGGAATTCAATCTCCCAGGCGGCACTTCCCCGCCCGGACCCGCCG
Coding sequences:
- a CDS encoding phosphoribosylformylglycinamidine synthase subunit PurQ, with the translated sequence MSRVVRAVVITGYGINCEREMAHACRLAGADVVDIVHMSELIHGGRSLDDYHFLNLPGGFLDGDDLGAAKAAANRLRYTRVKTTGERLYDQILRFIGEGKLVLGVCNGCQLMVKSGMLPGFDGDYETQRLTITFNDSGRFEDRWVYLMINQESPCVFTRGLEKVYLPVRHGEGKFIAGDAGTLERLKEKGLVVAQYTDRDFQGPTMDYPENPNGSVEGVAGICDETGRLMGMMPHPEAYTHFTNHPRWTRESLPEEGAGVEFFRNAVEYIRKNL
- a CDS encoding cytochrome c biogenesis protein ResB; the protein is MDKNDSKGRNEVLWKAFSSVRMTVFLLILLAGTSVLGTVILQKGTPHQYLVEYGPGLARILDFFGLFDMYHSWWFLAILGLLVVNLLFCSLKRLPSVWRQVFHPRIELAPSRIEAQPFTAAFRAPEGEEGLAEKIGKEIHRFFRNPKRIEGREGLILYFEKGRYGRLGVYVAHLSVIIILAGGMIGSVFGFSGVLKILEGETKESILLRRKGGFVDYPLGYQVRCEDFEISYYDIPGPRKFVSEYTSVLSILENGREVRRVKVRVNHPMAYKGLKFYQSSYGSETEAVLRIRRREADGSHEIRIHEGQRVSLPGNDLSFQLLGYFPQVHNFGPGIQLALFPRGGTPRRIWLFKKIPDYDEKRGGDFVFTLDDVLMKQYTVLQVNRQPGVWVVWVGSGLLIVGTIMAFFIPHRRLWILISGEKGAGRRVLLGGTSHRNRVGFEREFSDLLQRLEGIGLKPIRSASP
- a CDS encoding FAD:protein FMN transferase codes for the protein MIGLGGLSHVLSKPDRPGMPGDASRRGYRPMKSPFSKFLFLLVVLLLSPVAGCGHGGPEILKRTQFLMGTLVEITVIARNDQASADALSGAFEVMRRIERLMSRRIEGSDVWRVNRAAGRKAVKISGDVLCVMEKALQVSDLSGGAFDPTVGSLVSLWDRCWKGDRVPSRGEVASALARVGYRDLQIDEDKGALFLRREGMELALGGIAKGYAVDRAFRFLKDLGFKALIVDAGGDLRTGGTKFGAPWVVGIQDPRDESRLMATVEVKEAAVATSGDYERYFIKDGVRYHHILDPVTGFPARRSRSVTVFSDRLVWADALATAVFVLGPERGMALVESLPGTEALIVDGEGRVSISSGMGGRIRFQ
- a CDS encoding DUF402 domain-containing protein — translated: MKDTRPTRIERRHLKVRGIYATALTRLVLDMGYGIAEPSREICRRFGIGENEIPPDLAIEDREDMQGVRILGSREAGEELIRRLWEVLLDMVVRRGSTCGDSGGSGRGSAAWEIEFPGASKAALDGLRDRVLPTMMHHHRLRIIASDYLDLFEGEIARKPQKKRKLEREFLERFLYGPMRKQGLVCLEHVKPEGEVLRLGQGEVLSLEGSRILVRRRFHRGRYDGLDMPIEPGDYGLTETEEGNWSVRHRYFGRGGRPKGEYLNVNTPVEFYPDRIRYVDLHVDVVKRGQGEPRIIDREDLAAITRKRLISSRLEGKALEVSRRLLEELGFSTQERAEGREGSG